CGACACGGTCAGCGCCCTGACGCAGGCCCTGGAACGCGCCCTCGAGCTCTACCAGCAGCGCGCCGACGGGCGCTGGGAACAACTCCTGCGCACCGGCATGACCCAGGAATTCGACTGGACCGCGAGTGCCGAGCACTACCTCTCGCTTTATCGCCAACTGGTTCCCCGCAGGCGACAGGCTACGACCGGCTGATCTGCGCTATAATCATCCTCTTTTCGCGCTAGCAACGTTCCCCACAAGGCCGGCCCATGGGCCGGCCTTGTGCGTGCAGAAGGGCTTATGACTCAAACCGACCTAGACGACCGATTCCTGCCCAAGGACAAGGAACTGCGCGCCCGCGTGCGCCTGTTCGGCGAACTGCTGGGTAACGTAATCCGCAAGCTGGAAGGCCAGACCGTATTCGACGCAGTGGAAAAGCTCCGCCGCGGTTTCGTGAGCCTGCGCAAGGACGAAGATCCCCAGCTGCGCCAGCGTCTGATGGCGGACATCACCCACTTCGACGCGACCCTGACCGAACGCGTGATCCGCGCGTTCAGCATCTACTTCAGCCTGGTCAACATCGCCGAGGAAGACCTGTTCTACCGCTGGCGGCGCGCGCAGGTCTCCAGCGGCGAGCCGCTGTGGACCGGCTCGTTCGACCAGACGCTGCGCGAATTGCACAACGAGGGTGTGACCGCCGCCGAACTGGAACGCCTGCTCGCGGAACTGCACTACCAGCCGGTATTCACCGCGCACCCCACCGAGGCCCGTCGCCGGACCACGATGGAGAACCAGCGCCGCGTGTTCGAGACAGCCGACCGGCTCAACCAGCCCGAGCTGGGCGAGGAAGAACGCCGCCTGATCATCGAGGAGCTGGAGACCCAGATCCAGCTGCTGTGGCGCACCAACGAGGTGCGGGTGAAAAAGCCGCAGGTCCAGGACGAGATCAAGTACGGGTTGTTCTATTTCGAGGAGAGCCTGTTCGAGGCAATACCGCTGTCCTACCGCTTCCTGGAGAAGGCGATCCGGCGCATCTACGGGGTACACCCAGACGGCAGCCTGCCCGTGCGCATCCCGGCCTTTCTGCACTTCGGCTCCTGGATTGGCGGTGACCGTGACGGTAACCCGAACGTCACCCCGGAAGTCACCGAACTGGCCTGCCGCCTGGCGATGGAGCAGGTCCTGCGCGAGTACATCAAGCGGGTCAATCACCTGCGCAATGTCCTCACCCATTCAGCCTATATGTGCCAGCCGTCGCAGGAATTCCTCGACAGCCTGGACGCCGACAGCAACATCGCCAACGCCGTGTTCCACGGCGCCTCCGACCGTTTCGAGAGCGAACCGTACCGGCGCAAGCTGTACATCATGCGCTACCGCCTGCGCGAGACGCTGGAGACGGTCTGCCGGCGCATCCAGGGCGAGGCGGCCGTGCTGCCGACCAACAGCGCCTACGCCGACGCCAATGCCTTTCTGCAGGACCTGAACCTGATCCGCGACTCGCTGATCAGCCATGGCGACCGCAACATCGCCTCCGGCGCGCTGACCGACCTGATCCGTCTGGTCGAGACCTGCGGCTTCCACCTGCATCACCTGGACGTGCGCCAGGAGTCCACGGTCCACAGCGAGGCCATCGCCCAGCTGCTGCAGCAACTGGCACCGGAGGTCAACTACAACACGCTGGACGAGTCCGGCCGCCAGAAGGTCCTGAGCGACCTGATCGCGGCACCATCGCTGGCCGATCTGAATCGCGAGGCCCTCGACGAGGGCGCACTGGAGACCCTGCGCGTATTCGAGGTCATCCAGTCGATGCGCCGCGAGATCGGTCCGGATGGCATCGGCACCTACGTGATCTCGATGACCCACGCCGCCTCGCATGTGCTGGAGGTCCTGCTGCTGGGCCGCCTGACGGGGCTGGCCGGCGAGGACGAGAACGGCGAGCCGTTCTGCCACCTGCGCATCTCGCCGTTGTTCGAGACCATTGAGGACTTGCTGCATGTCGAGGACGTGCTGGAAGGCCTGCTGTCCAACCCGGTCTATGCCCGCCTGTTGTCCGCCTCCGGCAACGTCCAGGACGTAATGCTCGGCTACTCCGACTCCTGCAAGGATGGCGGCATCCTCGCCTCCAGCTGGAACCTCTACGAGGCGCAGAAGAAGATCGTCGGGATCACCGACCGCTTTGGCGTGCGCTGCCAGCTGTTCCACGGGCGCGGTGGTACCGTGGGCCGCGGCGGCGGCCCGACCCATGAATCTATCCTCGCCCAGCCCCCGGCCACCGTGCAGGGGCGGATCAAGTTCACCGAGCAGGGCGAGGTGCTGTCGTACAAGTATTCCAACGCAGAGACGGCGGTCTACGAACTGGGCATGGGGGCGACCGGTCTGATGCTCGCCTCGCGCAGCCTGATCCGCACGGCACGCCAGGACCGTGACGAATACCGCGACACGATGGGCGAGCTGGCCCGTGCTGGCGAGGATGCCTACCGCGACCTGATCGACCGCACGCCGGGGATTCTCGACTACTTCTACGAGATTACCCCGGTGCAGGAGATCGGTTTCCTGAATATCGGTTCGCGCCCCTCCCACCGGCGCAAGACGGATCGTTCCAAGAGCTCGATCCGGGCGATCCCCTGGGTGTTCGGCTGGGCACAGTCGCGCCATACCCTGCCCGCCTGGTACGGGATCGGATCGGCCCTGGAACAGTGGCGAGGCGAGGACCCGGCACGCCTGGAACAGCTGCAGCGGATGTACCAGGAGTGGCCATTCTTCCGTTCTCTGCTGTCGAACTGCCAGATGGCCCTGACCAAGGCGGACATGCGCACCGCGGCCGAGTACGCACGTCTTTGCAGCGACCCGGAGCTGGCCGAACGGCTGTACTCGCGCGTGCGCGAGGAGCACACACGCACGGTCAACGAGGTCCTGCGCGTGGCCCGGCTGGACCGACTGATGGACGAGACACCGCTGTTGGCGCGCTCGCTGCAGCGGCGCAACCCGTATCTGGACCCGCTCAACAGCATCCAGATCCACCTGCTGCGCGAGTCGCGCCAGTTCGACGCCGAAGCCGACGACGACGCGGACAACCCCTGGCTTTCGCCGCTGCTGCGCTCGATCAACGCGATCGCCGCAGGGATGCGCAACACCGGCTAGCCGTACGCCCCCCAGGCTTCCGGACCCGAGGGGGCGGTGGGCACCTCCTTGCGTTAGAATCGCGGCATGCGCCTGCTGCTGCTCATCGTTGCCATCGTCGCTGTCTTTCTGGCGGTCCGCACCCTGGTGCGCTCCACCAGCGCGCGCAAGGAGTCCGTCTCGCGTGACGCCCGCCCCGACCGCCTGAAGGAAGGCGGCGCGGTGATCCGTTGCGCCTATTGTGGCGTACACGTCCCGGAGGCCGAGGCCTACCGCGATGGCGATCGCCTCTACTGCTCCCCGCAACACGCCGAGATCGACCGCAACCGGCAGAATACCGGGCCCGGTTCCGACTCGGGCGCCGACTGATCCAGCGGGAGGTCGGCATCCATGGGGGGGCCCATCGCGCTTGATGCCGACACGCGCCGCTCGGCCTGGCTGTTCGCGCTCTACCGCGTCTTTGTTGCCAGCGTCCTGCTGATCCTGGGGCTGGTACCCGAGAGCCCCGTGGGGCTGCACGCCGCGGCCCCGGAGATGTATCCGGCACTCGCCGGCGGCTATCTGGTCTTTGCGCTGTTCGTCGCGGCGATGACCTGGCGCCCTGCCCGCGACCCCCGCACGACCAGCCTGGCGGCCCTGGCGCTGCTGGGCGGGATTGGCGACACCATCAGCCTGGTCGCGCTGGTCCTGGTCGCAGGCGGCGTGGGCACCGGCATCGGCCTGTTGCTGATCCCCGCGGTGGTGGCCGCCACCCTGCTCTCCGGCGGACGGCTGAGCCTGTCGCTGGCCGCCGTCGCTACCCTGGGTCTGCTCACGGCCGAGGCGGCGGCGATCTTCCTGCTGGACCAGGACGGCTCGGGCCTGAGCCAGGCCGGACTGCTCGGCGCCACGCTCTTCGCCGCCGGGCTACTCGCCCGGCATGTCGCGCGCCGCGCAGGGGCGACCCGCGCCCAGGTCGAGCGTCAGGAAGAAGACCTGGCCAACCTCGCCGAGCTCAACGCCCAGATCATCGCGCGCATGAGCGCCGGCGTCATCGCGGTCGACCCGGATGGCGAGATCCGTTCGATCAACGAGGCCGCGCGCCGGCTGCTCCCGCCCCGCCCCGGCCGCCAGCTGGCCGAGATCTCGCCGGCGCTGGCGCAGCGGGTCGAACAATGGCAAAGCACAGGGATGCGCACGGACACGCAGCAGCTGCCGGGGGATCGTGACCAGCCCGCCCTGCAGGTCCGCCTGACCCCTCTGGGCGATCGCGGGACGCTGCTGATCCTCGAGGATCTCGCGGAGATCCAGCGCCA
This genomic window from Thioalkalivibrio sp. ALJ12 contains:
- a CDS encoding PP0621 family protein, coding for MRLLLLIVAIVAVFLAVRTLVRSTSARKESVSRDARPDRLKEGGAVIRCAYCGVHVPEAEAYRDGDRLYCSPQHAEIDRNRQNTGPGSDSGAD
- the ppc gene encoding phosphoenolpyruvate carboxylase, which produces MTQTDLDDRFLPKDKELRARVRLFGELLGNVIRKLEGQTVFDAVEKLRRGFVSLRKDEDPQLRQRLMADITHFDATLTERVIRAFSIYFSLVNIAEEDLFYRWRRAQVSSGEPLWTGSFDQTLRELHNEGVTAAELERLLAELHYQPVFTAHPTEARRRTTMENQRRVFETADRLNQPELGEEERRLIIEELETQIQLLWRTNEVRVKKPQVQDEIKYGLFYFEESLFEAIPLSYRFLEKAIRRIYGVHPDGSLPVRIPAFLHFGSWIGGDRDGNPNVTPEVTELACRLAMEQVLREYIKRVNHLRNVLTHSAYMCQPSQEFLDSLDADSNIANAVFHGASDRFESEPYRRKLYIMRYRLRETLETVCRRIQGEAAVLPTNSAYADANAFLQDLNLIRDSLISHGDRNIASGALTDLIRLVETCGFHLHHLDVRQESTVHSEAIAQLLQQLAPEVNYNTLDESGRQKVLSDLIAAPSLADLNREALDEGALETLRVFEVIQSMRREIGPDGIGTYVISMTHAASHVLEVLLLGRLTGLAGEDENGEPFCHLRISPLFETIEDLLHVEDVLEGLLSNPVYARLLSASGNVQDVMLGYSDSCKDGGILASSWNLYEAQKKIVGITDRFGVRCQLFHGRGGTVGRGGGPTHESILAQPPATVQGRIKFTEQGEVLSYKYSNAETAVYELGMGATGLMLASRSLIRTARQDRDEYRDTMGELARAGEDAYRDLIDRTPGILDYFYEITPVQEIGFLNIGSRPSHRRKTDRSKSSIRAIPWVFGWAQSRHTLPAWYGIGSALEQWRGEDPARLEQLQRMYQEWPFFRSLLSNCQMALTKADMRTAAEYARLCSDPELAERLYSRVREEHTRTVNEVLRVARLDRLMDETPLLARSLQRRNPYLDPLNSIQIHLLRESRQFDAEADDDADNPWLSPLLRSINAIAAGMRNTG
- a CDS encoding PAS domain-containing sensor histidine kinase; the protein is MGGPIALDADTRRSAWLFALYRVFVASVLLILGLVPESPVGLHAAAPEMYPALAGGYLVFALFVAAMTWRPARDPRTTSLAALALLGGIGDTISLVALVLVAGGVGTGIGLLLIPAVVAATLLSGGRLSLSLAAVATLGLLTAEAAAIFLLDQDGSGLSQAGLLGATLFAAGLLARHVARRAGATRAQVERQEEDLANLAELNAQIIARMSAGVIAVDPDGEIRSINEAARRLLPPRPGRQLAEISPALAQRVEQWQSTGMRTDTQQLPGDRDQPALQVRLTPLGDRGTLLILEDLAEIQRQAQASKLQALGRLTASIAHEIRNPLGAISHSAQLLAESPQLTRPDQRLLTIINKQSKRVNELISNVLSLSRRDTGQRERLNLQEFLDRFVDEFCGALQIPRVALHARIEPYDSEVLFDPSQLNQVLWNLCTNARIHGGHDQPGSPPIVLRGGAGQVARVVSLDVLDAGPGIAPDQRSDLFEPFVSSSGGGSGLGLYISRMLCENNGATLEYVSTPTGGCFRILFAPTETVAGKSSTEASSTETARERA